Proteins encoded together in one Miscanthus floridulus cultivar M001 chromosome 16, ASM1932011v1, whole genome shotgun sequence window:
- the LOC136513290 gene encoding cytochrome P450 71A1-like isoform X1 — protein sequence MLVESWLMAPVQLDYSNLLLSVVVLAVSCFVIVRSFRSSGRKDGSRVLPPSPPALPIIGNLHQLGRSHHYRTLLELARRHGPLFLLHLGSVPTRVVSSASMAEEVLKAQDHVFCGRPQQHTARGLLYGCRDVAFSAYGERWRQLRRIAVVHLLSAKRVDSFRVLREEAVASFVDRVRAAASAHVDDGGGKRRRGVNVSELFISLTYTVISKAAFGSKLGGMEPGAIRAMMMETSQQLETIAVSDVFPCLRWVDWATGLDARTKRTARKLDAVLEVALQEHEKSSGRGDDADDLLDDLLSAVEQGGAGLNLDRTDVKGLIIVSQRDLFLAGTDTTSKTMEWTMAELVKNPKEMEKVQAELRQIVGEHGRVTEELLSTTTRPQAAIKEALRLHAPVPMLVPREAVQDTKLHGYDIPAKTQVLINAWAIGRDEESWEDADAFRPERFVHTNFDYSGKDFRFIPFGAGRRGCPGIGFGTRLAELALANLLYHFDWELPDDQDLESFEVVESSGLSPGLKYPLTLVSKTPQA from the exons ATGCTCGTGGAGTCGTGGCTGATGGCTCCCGTTCAGCTCGACTACTCTAACCTGCTTCTCTCTGTCGTCGTCCTCGCGGTTTCCTGCTTCGTCATCGTAAGAAGCTTCAGGTCATCAGGCCGCAAAGATGGCAGCCGAGTACTGCCGCCTTCCCCTCCGGCGCTGCCCATCATCGGCAATCTTCACCAGCTCGGCCGGAGCCACCACTACCGGACACTGCTGGAGCTGGCGCGGCGCCACGGCCCGCTTTTCCTCCTCCACCTTGGTTCCGTGCCCACACGCGTGGTCTCCTCAGCTTCCATGGCCGAGGAGGTGCTCAAGGCCCAAGACCACGTCTTCTGCGGCCGTCCGCAGCAGCACACGGCGCGTGGCCTCCTTTACGGCTGCCGGGACGTTGCCTTCAGCGCCTACGGAGAGCGGTGGCGCCAGCTGCGCCGCATCGCCGTCGTGCACCTCCTCAGCGCGAAGCGGGTCGATTCCTTCCGCGTGCTCCGGGAAGAGGCGGTCGCGTCCTTCGTGGACCGGGTCCGCGCTGCCGCTAGCGCCCATGTGGACGACGGCGGTGGAAAGCGCCGACGAGGGGTCAATGTGAGTGAGTTGTTCATCAGCTTAACCTACACTGTCATCTCCAAGGCAGCGTTCGGGAGCAAGCTCGGAGGCATGGAGCCCGGAGCGATCCGCGCGATGATGATGGAGACCAGCCAACAGCTGGAGACGATCGCGGTGAGCGACGTGTTCCCGTGCCTCCGCTGGGTGGACTGGGCGACGGGGCTCGACGCAAGGACAAAGAGGACGGCGAGGAAGCTTGACGCCGTTCTTGAGGTAGCGCTGCAGGAGCACGAGAAGAGCAGCGGGCGCGGGGATGATGCCGATGACCTCCTCGACGACTTGCTCTCGGCCGTGGAGCAAGGCGGCGCGGGCTTAAATCTTGACAGGACTGATGTCAAGGGACTCATCATCGTAAGCCAAAGG GACCTTTTCCTAGCTGGCACCGACACAACCTCCAAAACGATGGAGTGGACAATGGCCGAGCTAGTGAAGAACCCAAAGGAAATGGAGAAAGTACAGGCCGAGCTGCGACAAATTGTAGGGGAACATGGACGAGTCACAGAGGAGTTACTGAGTACAACGACACGACCACAGGCCGCCATCAAAGAAGCTCTACGATTGCATGCACCAGTGCCAATGCTTGTCCCCCGCGAGGCGGTCCAAGACACCAAGCTGCATGGCTACGATATCCCAGCCAAGACCCAGGTCCTCATCAACGCGTGGGCGATTGGCAGAGACGAAGAGTCATGGGAGGATGCAGATGCATTCAGGCCAGAGAGGTTTGTGCATACAAACTTTGACTACAGTGGTAAAGACTTCCGATTCATACCGTTCGGTGCTGGGAGGAGAGGATGCCCTGGCATTGGCTTTGGGACGCGCCTCGCGGAGCTTGCACTAGCAAATTTGTTGTATCATTTTGACTGGGAGTTACCAGATGACCAGGACCTTGAGTCGTTTGAAGTCGTGGAGTCGAGTGGCCTTTCCCCTGGTCTTAAGTATCCCTTGACCCTTGTATCGAAAACACCGCAAGCATGA
- the LOC136513290 gene encoding cytochrome P450 71A1-like isoform X2, protein MLVESWLMAPVQLDYSNLLLSVVVLAVSCFVIVRSFRSSGRKDGSRVLPPSPPALPIIGNLHQLGRSHHYRTLLELARRHGPLFLLHLGSVPTRVVSSASMAEEVLKAQDHVFCGRPQQHTARGLLYGCRDVAFSAYGERWRQLRRIAVVHLLSAKRVDSFRVLREEAVASFVDRVRAAASAHVDDGGGKRRRGVNVSELFISLTYTVISKAAFGSKLGGMEPGAIRAMMMETSQQLETIAVSDVFPCLRWVDWATGLDARTKRTARKLDAVLEVALQEHEKSSGRGDDADDLLDDLLSAVEQGGAGLNLDRTDVKGLIIDLFLAGTDTTSKTMEWTMAELVKNPKEMEKVQAELRQIVGEHGRVTEELLSTTTRPQAAIKEALRLHAPVPMLVPREAVQDTKLHGYDIPAKTQVLINAWAIGRDEESWEDADAFRPERFVHTNFDYSGKDFRFIPFGAGRRGCPGIGFGTRLAELALANLLYHFDWELPDDQDLESFEVVESSGLSPGLKYPLTLVSKTPQA, encoded by the exons ATGCTCGTGGAGTCGTGGCTGATGGCTCCCGTTCAGCTCGACTACTCTAACCTGCTTCTCTCTGTCGTCGTCCTCGCGGTTTCCTGCTTCGTCATCGTAAGAAGCTTCAGGTCATCAGGCCGCAAAGATGGCAGCCGAGTACTGCCGCCTTCCCCTCCGGCGCTGCCCATCATCGGCAATCTTCACCAGCTCGGCCGGAGCCACCACTACCGGACACTGCTGGAGCTGGCGCGGCGCCACGGCCCGCTTTTCCTCCTCCACCTTGGTTCCGTGCCCACACGCGTGGTCTCCTCAGCTTCCATGGCCGAGGAGGTGCTCAAGGCCCAAGACCACGTCTTCTGCGGCCGTCCGCAGCAGCACACGGCGCGTGGCCTCCTTTACGGCTGCCGGGACGTTGCCTTCAGCGCCTACGGAGAGCGGTGGCGCCAGCTGCGCCGCATCGCCGTCGTGCACCTCCTCAGCGCGAAGCGGGTCGATTCCTTCCGCGTGCTCCGGGAAGAGGCGGTCGCGTCCTTCGTGGACCGGGTCCGCGCTGCCGCTAGCGCCCATGTGGACGACGGCGGTGGAAAGCGCCGACGAGGGGTCAATGTGAGTGAGTTGTTCATCAGCTTAACCTACACTGTCATCTCCAAGGCAGCGTTCGGGAGCAAGCTCGGAGGCATGGAGCCCGGAGCGATCCGCGCGATGATGATGGAGACCAGCCAACAGCTGGAGACGATCGCGGTGAGCGACGTGTTCCCGTGCCTCCGCTGGGTGGACTGGGCGACGGGGCTCGACGCAAGGACAAAGAGGACGGCGAGGAAGCTTGACGCCGTTCTTGAGGTAGCGCTGCAGGAGCACGAGAAGAGCAGCGGGCGCGGGGATGATGCCGATGACCTCCTCGACGACTTGCTCTCGGCCGTGGAGCAAGGCGGCGCGGGCTTAAATCTTGACAGGACTGATGTCAAGGGACTCATCATC GACCTTTTCCTAGCTGGCACCGACACAACCTCCAAAACGATGGAGTGGACAATGGCCGAGCTAGTGAAGAACCCAAAGGAAATGGAGAAAGTACAGGCCGAGCTGCGACAAATTGTAGGGGAACATGGACGAGTCACAGAGGAGTTACTGAGTACAACGACACGACCACAGGCCGCCATCAAAGAAGCTCTACGATTGCATGCACCAGTGCCAATGCTTGTCCCCCGCGAGGCGGTCCAAGACACCAAGCTGCATGGCTACGATATCCCAGCCAAGACCCAGGTCCTCATCAACGCGTGGGCGATTGGCAGAGACGAAGAGTCATGGGAGGATGCAGATGCATTCAGGCCAGAGAGGTTTGTGCATACAAACTTTGACTACAGTGGTAAAGACTTCCGATTCATACCGTTCGGTGCTGGGAGGAGAGGATGCCCTGGCATTGGCTTTGGGACGCGCCTCGCGGAGCTTGCACTAGCAAATTTGTTGTATCATTTTGACTGGGAGTTACCAGATGACCAGGACCTTGAGTCGTTTGAAGTCGTGGAGTCGAGTGGCCTTTCCCCTGGTCTTAAGTATCCCTTGACCCTTGTATCGAAAACACCGCAAGCATGA